A single window of Methylobacterium nodulans ORS 2060 DNA harbors:
- a CDS encoding helix-turn-helix domain-containing protein yields the protein MSGHETELSESESLRLAQAVREALARRRMSRQALADAARISLSTLEKALSGRRPFTLTTLIRLEEALGVSLRGPGNPAEAPRHAPESLGAYSREAVTWLEGRYLTLRPSFGDPRAIFAYRTEILWDPAGARLVFREADRLDAPFAQTGEVSVPNLSGTIYLMTNWQGQLRLAMLGRPTIHGELYGILTTLHAGRGAQLTPAACPLALVPDRGEAPYGRITPDLPAYAACRRHLARICEEAFAVIFPAPG from the coding sequence ATGAGCGGGCACGAGACCGAACTGTCGGAGAGCGAGAGTCTCAGGCTCGCCCAGGCGGTGCGCGAGGCGCTGGCCCGGCGCCGGATGTCCCGGCAGGCGCTGGCGGACGCGGCCCGCATCAGCCTCTCGACCCTGGAGAAGGCCCTGTCGGGCCGGCGGCCCTTCACGCTGACGACGCTGATCCGCCTGGAGGAGGCCCTCGGCGTCTCCTTGCGCGGTCCGGGGAACCCGGCTGAGGCGCCCCGCCACGCGCCCGAGAGCCTGGGCGCCTATTCGCGCGAGGCGGTGACCTGGCTGGAGGGGCGATACCTGACGCTGCGCCCCTCCTTCGGCGATCCCCGGGCGATCTTCGCCTACCGCACCGAGATCCTGTGGGATCCGGCGGGCGCACGGCTGGTGTTCCGCGAGGCGGACAGGCTCGATGCGCCCTTCGCGCAGACGGGCGAGGTCTCGGTGCCGAACCTGTCGGGCACGATCTACCTCATGACGAACTGGCAGGGGCAGCTGCGCCTCGCCATGCTCGGCCGGCCGACGATCCACGGCGAGCTCTACGGCATCCTCACGACGCTGCATGCAGGGAGGGGCGCGCAGCTCACGCCGGCCGCCTGCCCCCTCGCCCTCGTGCCCGACCGGGGCGAGGCGCCGTATGGGCGCATCACCCCCGACCTGCCCGCCTACGCGGCCTGCCGCCGCCATCTCGCGCGGATCTGCGAGGAGGCCTTCGCGGTGATCTTTCCCGCGCCGGGATGA
- a CDS encoding flagellar biosynthesis repressor FlbT has translation MKRTESTPMRAFIKKGARFFLKGALMRASDSVTLDIQAVDVLLMPSHLIEAEEVRTPLQQLYYFVQQMLIAPERKAEWQEGLRACLAAGAGLPDHELLRPALRLVEREKYQSAMAQLRKIMRGEQDPQRSGTEATSRRD, from the coding sequence ATGAAGAGGACGGAATCGACGCCGATGCGGGCCTTCATCAAGAAGGGCGCGCGCTTCTTCCTCAAAGGCGCCCTGATGCGGGCGAGCGACAGCGTGACCCTGGATATCCAGGCGGTCGACGTGCTGTTGATGCCGAGCCACCTGATCGAGGCCGAGGAGGTGCGAACCCCCCTCCAGCAGCTCTACTACTTCGTCCAGCAGATGCTGATCGCGCCGGAGCGCAAAGCGGAATGGCAGGAGGGCCTGCGCGCCTGCCTGGCGGCCGGTGCCGGCCTGCCGGATCACGAGCTGCTGCGGCCGGCCCTGCGCCTCGTGGAGCGCGAGAAGTACCAGAGCGCGATGGCGCAGCTGCGCAAGATCATGCGCGGGGAGCAGGATCCTCAGAGAAGCGGGACTGAGGCGACGAGCCGGCGCGACTAG
- the paaG gene encoding 2-(1,2-epoxy-1,2-dihydrophenyl)acetyl-CoA isomerase PaaG, producing MADEVVLNEPRDGYRVITLNRPERLNAFNPAMHAALRQALDAAAADESCRALILTGAGRGFCAGQDLSDRDFRAGEIPDLSATLDTLYNPLVRQLRDLPMPVVCAVNGVAAGAGANIALACDIVLAARSARFIQAFARIGLVPDSGGTWLLPRLVGRARARALALLAEPVPAPQAEAWGMIWRAVEDESLMAEAHQLAAHLAVQPTAGLALIKQALDAAETNDLDAQLDLERDLQGRAGRSPDYAEGVAAFLEKRPPRFSGRA from the coding sequence TTGGCGGACGAGGTCGTCCTCAACGAACCGCGCGACGGCTATCGGGTGATCACGCTCAACCGGCCGGAGCGCCTCAACGCCTTCAATCCGGCGATGCACGCAGCTTTGCGGCAGGCCCTCGACGCGGCGGCGGCGGACGAGTCCTGCCGCGCGCTGATCCTCACGGGAGCGGGCCGCGGCTTCTGCGCTGGGCAGGATCTCTCCGACCGGGACTTCCGCGCCGGCGAGATCCCGGACCTCTCGGCGACGCTCGACACGCTCTACAACCCGCTGGTGCGGCAGCTGCGCGACCTGCCGATGCCGGTCGTCTGCGCGGTGAACGGCGTGGCGGCGGGGGCCGGCGCCAACATCGCGCTCGCCTGCGACATCGTGCTGGCCGCCCGCTCGGCGCGCTTCATCCAGGCCTTCGCCAGGATCGGGCTCGTGCCGGATTCGGGCGGGACCTGGCTCCTGCCCCGCCTCGTCGGTCGGGCCCGGGCCAGGGCACTGGCGCTGCTGGCCGAGCCGGTCCCGGCGCCGCAGGCCGAGGCCTGGGGGATGATCTGGCGGGCGGTGGAGGACGAGAGCCTGATGGCGGAGGCCCACCAGCTCGCCGCCCATCTCGCCGTGCAGCCGACCGCCGGGCTCGCCCTCATCAAACAGGCGCTCGACGCCGCCGAGACGAACGACCTCGACGCGCAGCTCGACCTGGAGCGCGACCTCCAGGGCCGGGCCGGGCGCAGCCCGGACTATGCCGAGGGCGTCGCCGCCTTCCTGGAGAAGAGGCCGCCCCGCTTCAGCGGGAGGGCGTGA
- the paaI gene encoding hydroxyphenylacetyl-CoA thioesterase PaaI — MAADPQALAEACAAALWAEDRASQGLGIALLRVGPGEAVLTMRVREEMTNGHGTCHGGFIFALADSAFAFACNAGGQRAVAQHCAVTYLQPGRLGEILTAHAVERARFGRSGLYDVTVRNEAGEPVAEFRGQSRLAGGAVLASRQDGD, encoded by the coding sequence ATGGCGGCCGATCCCCAGGCGCTGGCCGAGGCCTGCGCGGCGGCGCTGTGGGCCGAGGATCGGGCCAGCCAGGGGCTGGGGATCGCCCTCCTCCGCGTCGGCCCCGGCGAGGCGGTGCTGACGATGCGCGTGCGCGAGGAGATGACGAACGGCCACGGCACCTGCCACGGCGGCTTCATCTTCGCGCTCGCCGATTCGGCCTTCGCCTTCGCGTGCAACGCCGGCGGCCAGCGCGCCGTCGCCCAGCACTGCGCGGTGACGTATCTGCAGCCGGGCCGCCTCGGCGAGATCCTGACGGCGCATGCCGTCGAGCGCGCGCGCTTCGGCCGCTCGGGCCTCTACGACGTGACCGTGCGCAACGAGGCCGGCGAGCCCGTCGCGGAGTTCCGCGGGCAGTCGCGCCTCGCCGGCGGGGCGGTCCTCGCCTCCCGGCAGGATGGCGACTGA
- the paaK gene encoding phenylacetate--CoA ligase PaaK, which yields MGQVTPRKLAELKPRPEDLDAAERLGRAELAALQRERLAATLRHAYENVPHYRAKFDAAGLHPSDFRDLPDLARFPFTTKADLRDTYPFGLFAVPRERIARLHASSGTTGKPTVVGYTKGDLDLWAEVVARSIRAAGGRPGMRVHIAYGYGLFTGGLGAHYGAERLGCTAIPVSGGMTGRQVQLICDLEPDIIMVTPSYMLAILDEFRRQGLDPRATSLKVGLFGAEPWTNAMRAEIEEAFDLHAVDIYGLSEVIGPGVASECVETKDGLHVWEDHFYPEVIDPGTGAVRPDGETGELVLTSLTKEAMPVIRYRTRDLTRLLPGTARAMRRMDKVTGRSDDMMILRGVNVFPSQIEEAILRVGGLSAHYQIVLTREDRLDAMTVTVEVRPEADEAGLRREAGARLAHLIKETIGVTAAVEVLDPETIERSLGKAKRVIDRRPGAGSVPT from the coding sequence ATGGGTCAGGTCACGCCCCGGAAACTCGCCGAGCTGAAGCCCCGCCCGGAGGATCTCGACGCCGCGGAACGTCTGGGGCGCGCCGAACTCGCGGCGCTCCAGCGCGAGCGCCTCGCCGCGACCCTGCGGCACGCCTACGAGAACGTGCCGCATTACCGCGCCAAGTTCGACGCGGCCGGCCTGCACCCGTCCGATTTCCGCGACCTGCCCGACCTGGCTCGCTTCCCCTTCACCACCAAGGCGGATTTGCGCGACACCTATCCGTTCGGCCTGTTCGCGGTGCCGCGCGAGCGGATCGCGCGGCTCCACGCCTCCTCGGGCACCACCGGCAAGCCGACGGTGGTCGGCTACACCAAGGGCGACCTCGACCTCTGGGCGGAGGTCGTCGCGCGCTCGATCCGGGCCGCCGGCGGACGGCCGGGCATGCGGGTCCATATCGCCTATGGCTACGGCCTCTTCACCGGGGGCCTCGGCGCCCATTACGGTGCGGAGCGCCTCGGCTGCACGGCGATCCCGGTCTCGGGCGGCATGACCGGGCGGCAGGTGCAGCTCATCTGCGACCTCGAGCCGGACATCATCATGGTGACGCCCTCCTACATGCTGGCGATTCTCGACGAGTTCCGCCGGCAGGGCCTCGACCCGCGGGCGACCTCGCTCAAGGTCGGCCTGTTCGGGGCCGAGCCCTGGACCAACGCCATGCGGGCGGAGATCGAGGAGGCCTTCGACCTGCACGCCGTCGACATCTACGGCCTGTCGGAGGTGATCGGCCCGGGCGTCGCGAGCGAATGCGTCGAGACCAAGGACGGGCTGCATGTCTGGGAGGATCACTTCTACCCCGAGGTGATCGACCCCGGCACGGGCGCGGTGCGGCCGGACGGCGAGACGGGCGAGCTCGTCCTCACCTCCCTCACCAAGGAGGCGATGCCGGTGATCCGCTACCGCACCCGCGACCTCACCCGGCTCCTGCCCGGCACGGCGCGGGCGATGCGGCGCATGGACAAGGTCACCGGCCGCAGCGACGACATGATGATCCTGCGCGGGGTCAACGTCTTCCCCAGCCAGATCGAGGAGGCGATCCTGCGGGTCGGGGGCCTCTCGGCCCATTACCAGATCGTGCTCACGCGCGAGGACCGCCTCGACGCGATGACGGTCACCGTGGAGGTCCGCCCGGAGGCGGACGAGGCGGGCCTGCGCCGCGAGGCGGGCGCGCGGCTCGCTCACCTGATCAAGGAGACGATCGGCGTGACGGCGGCCGTGGAGGTGCTGGACCCCGAGACCATCGAGCGCTCCCTCGGCAAGGCCAAGCGCGTGATCGACCGCCGACCTGGAGCAGGGTCCGTCCCAACGTGA
- a CDS encoding TetR/AcrR family transcriptional regulator, translating to MARTRASDYDEKRRIILDRSAELFAAHGYDRASMSRIAEACGVSKANLYHYYRDKDEILFDVLRLHLEALRAAVGAADEPGLAAEPRLRRLVGALLEAYRGADARHKVQINDLALLPPDRQEALRAIERDLVRLFADAITGIAPQLKGTRLLTPVTMSFFGMVNWHYPWFRETGGLTRADYADLVTRLVVDGTARLAPAQSARPGQRAVG from the coding sequence ATGGCCCGCACCCGCGCGAGCGACTACGACGAGAAGCGCCGCATCATCCTCGACCGCTCGGCGGAACTCTTCGCCGCCCACGGCTACGACCGCGCCTCGATGAGCCGGATCGCCGAGGCCTGCGGCGTGTCGAAGGCCAACCTGTACCATTACTACCGCGACAAGGACGAAATCCTGTTCGACGTGCTGCGCCTCCACCTGGAGGCTCTGCGGGCGGCGGTCGGGGCGGCGGACGAGCCGGGCCTGGCTGCGGAGCCGCGGCTGCGCCGCCTCGTCGGCGCGCTGCTGGAGGCCTATCGGGGCGCGGATGCGCGGCACAAGGTGCAGATCAACGACCTCGCGCTGCTGCCGCCCGACCGCCAGGAGGCGCTGCGGGCGATCGAGCGCGACCTCGTGCGCCTCTTCGCCGACGCGATCACCGGCATCGCCCCCCAGCTCAAGGGCACGCGGCTCCTCACGCCCGTCACCATGTCGTTCTTCGGCATGGTGAACTGGCACTATCCCTGGTTCCGCGAGACCGGCGGCCTGACGCGGGCGGATTATGCCGACCTCGTCACTCGCCTCGTCGTCGACGGGACGGCGCGCCTCGCCCCGGCGCAATCCGCCCGGCCCGGCCAGCGCGCCGTCGGGTGA
- a CDS encoding putative bifunctional diguanylate cyclase/phosphodiesterase → MPELADRRDTAAPGRPGSVRSPVRRAPGPWRRLSRAARRLWRRLRPDSQIGAHLAGTVLLTGALTFAIVGLVALQRLNQDAAERARAVSLLSREQVARKLDGEARLADARLDGLFDEAARQTRFLAQRLDIVKAVGSANSVALRELLAPAAVTGDLDALVVTDPQGIVTGSSSGPDLLALTEAVDAAEIDLAIRDVLTENSRVRRRAVSRMFQLTDPLRIALGLPDERRIGQITVEPVFDDFGDAAGALVGLRMLGPSEGTFIRFSALTKVGVAVLAGGRSVSEAGEPVAGLVPRTDLDEDGLIVSADGARVARCVSHDGSLAVCAHSDGAEVGAAAQEIMRLGVMQTRSLFAWFLLLAACSLGLLVLVVLGAVRRVTSGLPQLSTAASAVARGELDVPFRASGLGEVRSLGRAFETMLANLRESLGRVRQLAFFDPVTGLANREKMRIDGTAALAGRRQDVAFLFLDLDRFKSVNDTFGHRAGDALLCQLALRLAGFLEERRQTGALGHFWLGRIGGDEFLIVASGRLTCEGLRRCGEDLIAAVSETYTIGSAHMAVGASIGVAFAEEGCSYDDLLVRADIAMYEAKRHGRGTCTFFTAEAAQRVQERLGIESDLRCALKAREFGVHYQPKVSLRDGRVVGAEALVRWHHPERGPVPPGKFIPVAEEAGLIPDIGLFVLERALEEIGALVARGHDLAVAVNVSVLQLEDPTFARTVEDRLAAAGIPPRCLELEITETVAMRESEIIQGHIARLRMLGVRFSIDDFGTGYSNLAMLARSPIDALKLDRSLVDGVAGSNEQQTIVRTILSLAASLGFETVVEGVETDADLRFLIAEGATTAQGYLFSPPVPIDTFRTFLEPGRLQELWARSGGAARRPRSA, encoded by the coding sequence GTGCCCGAACTGGCGGATAGGAGGGATACGGCCGCCCCGGGCCGGCCCGGCAGCGTGCGATCCCCGGTGCGGCGGGCGCCCGGGCCGTGGCGTCGTCTGTCGCGCGCGGCCCGGCGCCTCTGGCGCCGCCTGCGGCCCGATTCGCAGATCGGCGCGCATCTCGCCGGCACCGTTCTCCTCACCGGCGCTCTCACCTTCGCCATCGTCGGCCTCGTGGCGCTTCAGCGCCTGAACCAGGATGCGGCCGAGCGCGCCCGCGCCGTGTCGCTCCTCTCCCGCGAGCAGGTCGCGCGCAAGCTCGACGGGGAGGCCCGCCTCGCCGACGCGCGCCTCGACGGCCTCTTCGACGAGGCGGCGCGGCAGACGCGGTTCCTGGCGCAGCGCCTCGACATCGTGAAGGCGGTGGGCTCGGCCAACAGCGTCGCCCTGCGGGAACTGCTCGCCCCCGCCGCGGTCACGGGCGACCTCGATGCCCTCGTGGTCACCGACCCCCAGGGGATCGTCACCGGATCGAGCAGCGGACCCGACCTGCTCGCCCTGACGGAGGCTGTCGACGCGGCGGAGATCGACCTGGCCATCCGCGACGTGCTGACGGAGAACAGCCGCGTGCGGCGCCGGGCCGTCAGCCGCATGTTCCAGCTGACCGATCCCCTGCGCATCGCGCTCGGGCTGCCGGACGAGCGCAGGATCGGGCAGATCACCGTCGAGCCGGTCTTCGACGATTTCGGCGATGCGGCCGGCGCGCTGGTCGGCCTGCGCATGCTCGGCCCCTCGGAGGGCACCTTCATCCGCTTCTCGGCGCTCACCAAGGTGGGCGTCGCGGTGCTGGCGGGCGGCCGCAGCGTCTCGGAAGCGGGCGAGCCGGTCGCCGGCCTCGTCCCGCGGACCGATCTCGACGAGGACGGGCTGATCGTCTCGGCCGACGGTGCGCGGGTGGCACGCTGCGTGTCGCATGACGGGTCCCTGGCCGTCTGCGCCCATTCGGACGGGGCCGAGGTCGGGGCCGCGGCGCAGGAGATCATGCGGCTCGGCGTGATGCAGACCCGGTCGCTCTTCGCGTGGTTCCTGCTGCTCGCCGCCTGCTCCCTCGGCCTCCTGGTCCTGGTGGTTCTCGGCGCCGTGCGCCGGGTGACGAGCGGCCTGCCGCAGCTCTCCACCGCCGCGAGCGCGGTGGCGCGCGGGGAGCTCGACGTGCCCTTCCGCGCCTCCGGTCTCGGCGAGGTGAGGAGCCTGGGACGGGCCTTCGAGACGATGCTCGCCAACCTGCGCGAGAGCCTCGGACGGGTGCGCCAGCTCGCCTTCTTCGACCCCGTCACGGGCCTCGCCAACCGGGAGAAGATGCGGATCGACGGCACGGCGGCGCTCGCCGGCCGCCGCCAGGACGTCGCCTTCCTGTTCCTCGACCTCGACCGCTTCAAGTCGGTCAACGACACCTTCGGCCATCGGGCCGGCGACGCACTCCTCTGCCAGCTCGCGCTGCGCCTGGCCGGCTTTCTGGAGGAGCGCCGCCAGACCGGCGCCCTCGGCCATTTCTGGCTCGGGCGGATCGGCGGGGACGAGTTCCTGATCGTCGCGAGCGGGCGGCTGACCTGCGAGGGCTTACGCCGCTGCGGCGAGGATCTCATCGCGGCCGTCAGCGAGACCTACACGATCGGCAGCGCCCACATGGCGGTCGGCGCGAGCATCGGCGTCGCGTTCGCGGAGGAGGGCTGCAGCTACGACGACCTCCTGGTCCGGGCGGACATCGCCATGTACGAGGCCAAGCGCCACGGCCGGGGCACTTGCACCTTCTTCACCGCGGAGGCGGCGCAGCGGGTGCAGGAGCGGCTCGGCATCGAGAGCGACCTGCGCTGCGCCCTCAAGGCCCGCGAGTTCGGCGTGCACTACCAGCCCAAAGTGTCGCTGAGGGACGGGCGGGTGGTCGGCGCCGAGGCGCTGGTGCGCTGGCACCACCCCGAGCGCGGGCCGGTCCCGCCCGGAAAATTCATCCCGGTGGCCGAGGAGGCCGGGCTGATCCCGGATATCGGGCTGTTCGTGCTCGAGCGCGCCCTGGAGGAGATCGGCGCCCTCGTGGCGCGTGGGCACGACCTCGCGGTCGCCGTCAACGTCTCGGTGCTGCAGCTCGAAGACCCGACCTTCGCGCGCACCGTGGAGGATCGCCTCGCGGCGGCCGGGATCCCGCCGCGCTGCCTCGAACTGGAGATCACCGAGACGGTGGCGATGCGCGAGTCCGAGATCATCCAGGGCCACATCGCGCGCCTGCGGATGCTCGGCGTGCGCTTCTCGATCGATGATTTCGGAACCGGCTACTCGAACCTCGCCATGCTTGCCCGCTCGCCGATCGACGCCCTGAAGCTCGACCGCTCGCTCGTCGACGGCGTTGCCGGCAGCAACGAGCAGCAGACCATCGTGCGCACCATCCTGTCGCTCGCCGCCTCGCTCGGCTTCGAGACGGTGGTGGAGGGCGTCGAGACCGATGCGGATCTGCGCTTCCTGATCGCGGAGGGCGCGACGACCGCGCAGGGCTACCTGTTCAGCCCGCCGGTGCCGATCGACACCTTCCGGACCTTCCTGGAGCCGGGCCGGCTTCAGGAGCTGTGGGCCCGGTCCGGCGGTGCGGCGCGGCGGCCGCGCTCGGCGTGA
- a CDS encoding MarR family winged helix-turn-helix transcriptional regulator, with amino-acid sequence MVSSPPSAPASAEPDPMRIWFRFVRLNRRVAAAIAAELKALGLSIPQFDVLSTLSEREGLTQQDLAERLYVTKGNVSGLIDRLVEAGLVERRPIPEDRRSHALHLTPAGGALARTGMAAQTAYVARTLGTLSPADLADLERVVLAWRAVARADGETRR; translated from the coding sequence ATGGTCTCTTCGCCGCCCTCCGCGCCCGCCTCCGCCGAGCCGGATCCGATGCGGATCTGGTTCCGTTTCGTGCGCCTCAACCGGCGCGTCGCCGCCGCAATTGCCGCGGAGCTGAAGGCGCTCGGGCTCTCGATCCCGCAATTCGACGTGCTCTCGACCCTGTCGGAGCGCGAGGGGCTGACCCAGCAGGATCTCGCCGAGCGGCTCTACGTCACCAAGGGCAACGTGTCGGGGCTGATCGACCGGCTGGTGGAGGCCGGGCTCGTGGAGCGCCGTCCGATCCCTGAGGACCGGCGCTCCCACGCCCTGCATCTCACCCCGGCGGGGGGCGCGCTCGCCCGGACGGGCATGGCCGCCCAGACCGCCTATGTGGCCCGCACCCTCGGGACTCTGTCTCCCGCCGACCTCGCCGATCTCGAACGGGTGGTGCTGGCGTGGCGGGCCGTGGCCCGCGCGGACGGCGAGACGCGGCGCTGA
- the cckA gene encoding cell cycle histidine kinase CckA, with protein sequence MPEMSPPPLTEAASLDRSERPGRVSLLLLLAGLLVGAAVGLSFVANEQAQPLILGLLALLAMAGVFSLFALAIGALQLTGQGARNDVTKAVVDAAPEGMIAVEDGTRPIYANAAYLALAGSDGFSNLRLVERVFVGSPDVSEAIYRLAQAAREGRSLSEEIRMAPPPGGARDFAWYRIAVRPLPLPRRPVALWSVSDITHERERQENVFQELQHAIDYLDHAPAGFLSVDPRGAVVYMNATLASWLGHDLAQVGSGGLRLSEILPAAVGEVLVAGKGEPGEVRTDHFDLDLRRRNGHPLPARIYHRVAYGQDGRPGASRTLVLNRSAGEEADEPQRAAEVRFARFFNTSPIAVATLDPAGRVVRANASFARLFGTLPRTGEGREIGPSAHDCIAERDRQTFDGAFRLAAEGRGDVAPVEVGVAAPGNRSARIWLSPEVRAAGGPEEDAAREAVILYALDTTAQLQLQQQINQAQKMEMVGQLAGGIAHDFNNVLQAIIGYSDLLLASHRPVDPAFQDIMQIKQNANRAASLVRQLLAFSRRQTLRPEVIHLGDALSDLTLLLKRLLGERVELDLKHGRDLWPVKADVNQFEQVIVNLAVNARDAMPNGGRLALRTANVTAEAAGALQLTGLPAADYVLVEVADTGTGMTPEIMEKIFEPFFTTKEVNKGTGLGLSTVFGIVKQSGGYIDVKSTLGEGTVFGIYLPRYVPVPEAETPPADPAPAASVAAAAAPAGSTAAAAAAPAAEPPRKPPAPDLTGRGTILLVEDEDPVRAVNARALAARGYTVLEAASGVEALSIIGERDTPVDLVVSDVVMPEMDGPTLLRELRKRHPELKVIFVSGYAEDAFQKNLPEGEEFNFLPKPFSLKQLVETVKTTMAG encoded by the coding sequence ATGCCTGAGATGAGCCCCCCGCCCCTGACCGAGGCCGCCTCGCTCGACCGCTCGGAGCGCCCGGGGCGGGTCAGCCTGCTGCTGCTGCTGGCCGGCCTGCTCGTCGGGGCGGCGGTGGGCTTGAGCTTCGTCGCCAACGAGCAGGCCCAGCCCCTGATCCTCGGGCTGCTCGCCCTGCTCGCCATGGCGGGCGTCTTCTCCCTCTTCGCGCTCGCCATCGGGGCGCTCCAGCTCACCGGGCAGGGCGCGCGCAACGACGTCACCAAGGCGGTGGTGGACGCCGCCCCCGAGGGCATGATCGCCGTCGAGGACGGCACCCGCCCGATCTACGCCAATGCCGCCTATCTGGCGCTTGCGGGCAGCGACGGCTTCTCGAACCTGCGCCTCGTCGAGCGCGTCTTCGTCGGCAGCCCCGATGTCTCCGAGGCGATCTACCGCCTCGCCCAGGCCGCGCGGGAGGGGCGCAGCCTCTCGGAGGAGATCCGCATGGCGCCCCCGCCCGGCGGCGCGCGGGACTTCGCGTGGTACCGCATCGCGGTCCGCCCCCTGCCGCTGCCCCGCCGGCCGGTGGCGCTTTGGAGCGTGAGCGACATCACCCACGAGCGCGAGCGTCAGGAGAACGTCTTCCAGGAACTCCAGCACGCAATCGACTATCTCGATCACGCCCCGGCGGGCTTCCTCTCGGTCGATCCGCGGGGCGCCGTCGTCTACATGAACGCGACCCTCGCCTCCTGGCTCGGCCACGACCTCGCGCAGGTCGGCTCCGGGGGGTTGCGCCTCTCCGAGATCCTGCCGGCCGCCGTCGGCGAGGTGCTGGTCGCCGGCAAGGGCGAGCCGGGCGAGGTGCGCACGGACCATTTCGACCTCGACCTGCGCCGCCGCAACGGTCATCCGCTGCCCGCCCGAATCTACCACCGGGTCGCCTACGGGCAGGATGGCCGGCCCGGCGCTTCGCGCACCCTGGTGCTCAACCGCTCGGCGGGCGAGGAGGCCGACGAGCCCCAGCGCGCCGCCGAGGTGCGCTTCGCCCGCTTCTTCAACACCAGCCCGATCGCGGTGGCGACCCTCGACCCGGCCGGACGGGTCGTGCGGGCGAACGCCTCCTTCGCGCGCCTGTTCGGGACGCTCCCGCGCACCGGCGAGGGCCGCGAGATCGGCCCCTCGGCCCATGACTGCATCGCCGAGCGCGACCGCCAGACCTTCGACGGCGCCTTCCGGCTCGCGGCCGAGGGGCGCGGGGACGTGGCGCCCGTGGAGGTCGGGGTGGCGGCGCCCGGCAACCGCTCGGCCCGGATCTGGCTCAGCCCCGAGGTCCGCGCCGCGGGCGGTCCCGAGGAGGACGCCGCCCGCGAGGCCGTCATCCTCTACGCCCTCGACACCACCGCCCAGCTCCAGCTGCAGCAGCAGATCAACCAAGCCCAGAAGATGGAGATGGTGGGCCAGCTCGCGGGCGGCATCGCGCACGACTTCAACAACGTCCTGCAGGCGATCATCGGCTACTCGGACCTGCTGCTGGCGAGCCACCGGCCGGTGGACCCGGCCTTCCAGGACATCATGCAGATCAAGCAGAACGCGAACCGGGCCGCGAGCCTGGTGCGCCAGCTGCTCGCCTTCTCGCGCCGCCAGACCCTGCGGCCGGAGGTGATCCATCTCGGGGACGCGCTCTCCGACCTGACCCTGCTCCTCAAGCGCCTCCTCGGCGAGCGGGTCGAGCTCGACCTCAAGCACGGGCGCGACCTCTGGCCGGTCAAGGCCGACGTCAATCAGTTCGAGCAGGTGATCGTGAACCTCGCGGTGAATGCCCGCGACGCCATGCCGAATGGCGGGCGCTTGGCTCTGCGCACCGCCAACGTCACGGCGGAGGCCGCGGGCGCGCTCCAGCTCACCGGGCTGCCGGCCGCCGATTACGTGCTGGTCGAGGTGGCGGATACCGGCACCGGCATGACGCCGGAGATCATGGAGAAGATCTTCGAGCCGTTCTTCACCACCAAGGAGGTGAACAAGGGCACGGGGCTCGGCCTCTCGACGGTCTTCGGCATCGTCAAGCAGTCGGGCGGCTACATCGACGTGAAGTCGACATTGGGCGAGGGCACGGTCTTCGGTATCTACCTGCCGCGCTACGTGCCGGTGCCGGAGGCGGAGACGCCGCCGGCCGATCCGGCGCCGGCGGCATCGGTCGCGGCGGCCGCCGCGCCGGCCGGCTCCACGGCTGCGGCTGCTGCTGCGCCGGCTGCCGAGCCGCCGCGCAAGCCGCCCGCCCCGGACCTCACCGGGCGGGGCACGATCCTGCTCGTCGAGGACGAGGATCCGGTGCGGGCCGTCAATGCGCGGGCGCTCGCGGCACGCGGCTACACGGTGCTCGAAGCGGCCTCGGGCGTCGAGGCGCTCTCGATCATCGGCGAGCGCGACACGCCGGTCGATCTCGTCGTCTCCGACGTGGTGATGCCCGAGATGGACGGCCCGACCCTCCTGCGCGAGCTGCGCAAGCGCCATCCCGAGCTCAAGGTGATCTTCGTCTCCGGCTACGCCGAGGACGCCTTCCAGAAGAACCTGCCGGAGGGCGAGGAATTCAACTTCCTGCCCAAGCCCTTCAGCCTCAAGCAGCTCGTCGAGACGGTGAAGACCACGATGGCCGGATAG